A part of Gouania willdenowi chromosome 2, fGouWil2.1, whole genome shotgun sequence genomic DNA contains:
- the cryaa gene encoding alpha-crystallin A chain, with product MDIAIQYPWFRRTLGFNYPARLFDQFFGEGVFDYDLLPYTISTISPYYRQSLFRSFVDSFSTGISEVRSDRDKFTVYLDVKHFSPDELSVKVADDYVEIQGKHGERQDDHGYISREFHRRYRIPSSVDQSAITCTLSADGLLIVTGPKVGGGGESGRSERKIPVTRDDKPNVAASS from the exons ATGGATATTGCCATCCAGTACCCCTGGTTTAGACGTACCCTTGGCTTCAACTACCCTGCTCGACTGTTTGACCAGTTCTTTGGAGAAGGTGTGTTCGACTATGACCTTCTTCCCTACACCATCTCAACCATCAGCCCATATTACAGACAGTCGCTGTTCCGCAGCTTTGTGGATTCGTTCAGCACTGGCATCTCCGAG GTGAGGTCTGACAGAGACAAGTTCACAGTCTACCTGGACGTCAAGCACTTTTCTCCTGACGAGCTGAGTGTGAAGGTTGCCGACGACTATGTGGAAATTCAGGGCAAGCACGGAGAAAGACAG GATGACCACGGTTACATCTCCCGTGAGTTCCACCGCCGCTACCGCATCCCTTCCAGCGTCGACCAATCGGCAATCACTTGCACCCTGTCAGCTGATGGCCTTCTCATTGTGACCGGGCCAAAGGTTGGCGGTGGAGGTGAATCTGGCCGCAGTGAGCGCAAAATCCCCGTCACACGCGATGACAAACCCAACGTTGCTGCCTCCTCCTAG
- the hsf2bp gene encoding heat shock factor 2-binding protein: protein MLAISMSAPSVAATLSTGGRKGERNMAAKYRHESKDGVVRVRKRELEKLTTEVMQLREFLPRVLNSDLMETLHGAQKAQTVMDQLGQEQEQMRQECVHLQSRLVAVQTECQKEREEKLLLREQLWQSAAELQLQADFCSGLGSAVCSLLWSCSSNEDTVTLWLTDGKLPSFLTVAAQTLESFVTSLDEETKTQTEDHNSQEHQFVLALAGTITNIAAVTCGRDFMACSAHVLLDTLLKLLEQMKPGVFPKLKGLMLMALYNVSISIKGLKYISENQGLVPVIWSLLDDGHWEVSLHSLRLLQSVLLDEDAVRSLSSSLLSPDLGIRVGSLTSSTQPSLKVTAQQILEDLKALQQVPSALSCDVIS from the exons atgttagctaTTAGCATGTCAGCTCCGTCTGTAGCCGCCACTTT ATCCACAGGAGGGCGCAAAGGTGAAAGAAACATGGCAGCCAAATATCGACACGAGTCCAAG GATGGGGTGGTCAGGGTGAGGAAACGGGAGCTGGAGAAGCTAACCACAGAAGTCATGCAGCTGCGGGAGTTCCTGCCCAGAGTTTTAAACAGCGACCTGATGGAAACCCTGCACGGAGCTCAAAAGGCTCAGACGG TGATGGATCAGCTCGGGCAAGAGCAAGAGCAGATGCGTCAGGAGTGTGTCCACCTCCAGTCCCGCCTGGTTGCAGTGCAGACGGAATGTCAGAAAGAGCGAGAG gagaaGCTTCTGTTACGGGAGCAGCTCTGGCAGAGCGCAGCAGAGCTCCAGCTGCAGGCCGACTTCTGCTCCGGTCTGGGCTCTGCCGTGTGCAGCCTGCTGTGGAGCTGCTCGTCCAATGAGGACACGGTCACGCTGTGGCTGACTGAC GGCAAGCTGCCGTCCTTCCTGACAGTCGCTGCTCAGACCCTGGAGAGCTTCGTCACGTCCCTGGACGAAGAGACCAAAACTCAAACCGAGGACCACAACTCCCAGGAGCACCAGTTTGTGTTAGCGCTGGCTGGCACCATCACCA ACATAGCAGCTGTCACATGTGGGCGGGACTTCATGGCATGTTCGGCGCACGTCCTACTGGACACTCTGCTGAAGCTTCTGGAGCAGATGAAGCCTGGAGTTTTCCCCAAACTCAAAGG GTTGATGCTGATGGCTCTGTacaacgttagcattagcattaaaggCCTGAAGTACATAAGTGAGAACCAAGGACTGGTTCCTGTGATCTGGAGCCTGCTGGACG ATGGACACTGGGAGGTGAGCCTCCACTCTCTGCGCCTGCTGCAGTCGGTGCTGCTGGACGAAGACGCCGTGCGCTCGCTGAGCTCGTCCCTGCTGAGCCCAGACCTCGGGATACGAGTGGGGAGCTTGACCTCCAGTACTCAGCCCAGTTTGAAAGTTACCGCCCAACAGATCCTGGAAGACCTGAAGGCCCTCCAACAGGTACCATCAGCCCTCAGCTGTGATGTCATTAGTTAA